A window of the Tachyglossus aculeatus isolate mTacAcu1 chromosome 2, mTacAcu1.pri, whole genome shotgun sequence genome harbors these coding sequences:
- the LOC119920696 gene encoding uncharacterized protein LOC119920696 isoform X2 has product MSSTPTSASGSYSSSSNSHHPRPFFYAQPSPWYPSQIYSPYCVPATGFRNGNPYLPYYSFGLPDYPGFLVSQSSMPARVNCRPYFNPPSPVFYHTARFRQHGTPGKRTETKETQTDARPPENQEKKPRERRTGVDGREAPGPPREPGHGPERADAAVAAVGPEKEFPAENPPDGSGQYRNLSSGSYTFEKEEVRIEYGAGAPAIQLWKSFKETIPLFDVAPSKALPESVGPCDLYSVSSCEGLSVLYDPPGVADMPAGAYPGEPKEDPGASPGGGTQGRALGAENAPAQLVRASVGEAEVGDRPGSIASLIAGQAWSPAAKRARSSGSRTQEEPSQTQEMEADDPQPKPRAQSSFDSPAKSLWGEESFKRYISPPSWLARFDSIDASCRHSPGPAPRKHPGAASGAEDGPSWDEESSGDLAAPDFVVEKSTSAFQKGPQRMGREVIKGSGYLDEELPPEVAGGRGYGSRSRIREAADGGRAASSLKKKATRSPSLSDPEDLEDYWVVGVEEEEETEEDEDKVKVEYLFQKASPRGVLAPGKGGFYRQVGQRVLWKPPRSAASTRLFGWPARDRRKPESQLYSSRVVMHKLKEKEQLDLAFRDHLKRRSVAELEGGSKEGPEPKRTSQKLWGSRLQENLLLAADEFWVRSGAKPKLSSQQPLFSPVGIKEQGLKDGPKRAGVCKPPHKRRDIRQEAEAAELWDLPRPNDPKGYGLRRSSYAYRR; this is encoded by the exons ATGAGCTCTACCCCAACTTCAGCGAGCGGTTCCTATTCCAGTAGCAGCAACAGCCACCACCCGAGGCCCTTCTTCTACGCCCAGCCGAGCCCTTGGTACCCGAGTCAAATCtacagcccctactgtgtgcctgCAACAG gcTTCCGAAATGGCAACCCGTACCTTCCGTACTATTCCTTCGGCCTTCCCGACTACCCCGGGTTCCTTGTGTCCCAGTCTTCGATGCCCGCGAGGGTGAACTGCAGACCGTATTTTAACCCTCCCTCCCCCGTGTTCTACCACACCGCCCGGTTCCGCCAGCACGGCACTCCGGGGAAGAGAACGGAGACCAAGGAGACCCAGACGGACGCCCGGCCGCCGGAAAACCAAGAGAAGAAGCCCCGGGAGCGccggacgggggtcgacggccgtgaggcccccgggcccccccgaGAGCCGGGACACGGCCCTGAGAGAGCAGACGCCGCCGTGGCCGCCGTCGGGCCGGAAAAGGAGTTCCCCGCCGAGAACCCCCCGGACGGCAGCGGCCAGTACAGAAACCTCTCCTCCGGGAGCTACACCTTCGAGAAGGAAGAGGTGCGCATCGAGTACGGGGCCGGCGCCCCCGCCATTCAGCTCTGGAAGTCCTTTAAAGAGACCATCCCCCTGTTCGACGTGGCGCCCAGCAAGGCTCTCCCAGAGAGCGTGGGGCCGTGCGACCTGTACTCGGTCAGCTCTTGCGAGGGGCTGAGCGTGCTCTACGACCCCCCCGGGGTGGCGGATATGCCGGCGGGGGCATACCCGGGTGAACCCAAGGAGGATCCGGGAGCCTCACCGGGCGGAGGGACCCAGGGACGGGCCCTTGGTGCGGAAAACGCGCCGGCGCAGCTGGTCAGGGCGTCCGTGGGAGAAGCCGAGGTGGGGGACCGACCGGGCAGTATCGCCTCGCTGATTGCGGGCCAGGCCTGGTCCCCGGCGGCCAAACGGGCCCGTTCTTCTGGCTCCCGGACCCAGGAAGAGCCCAGTCAGACCCAGGAGATGGAGGCTGATGACCCCCAGCCGAAACCCAGGGCCCAGAGCTCCTTTGACAGCCCGGCCAAGAGCCTCTGGGGCGAAGAGTCATTCAAGAGGTACATCTCTCCCCCGAGTTGGCTGGCCCGCTTCGACAGCATCGACGCCAGCTGCCGCCacagccccggcccggccccgcggaAGCACCCGGGCGCCGCGTCCGGGGCGGAGGACGGGCCCTCGTGGGACGAGGAGTCCTCCGGGGACCTCGCCGCCCCCGACTTCGTGGTGGAGAAGAGCACCTCCGCCTTCCAGAAGGGCCCGCAGCGGATGGGACGGGAGGTGATCAAGGGAAGCGGCTACCTGGACGAGGAGCTGCCCCCCGAGGTGGCCGGCGGGCGGGGGTACGGAAGCCGTTCGAGGATCAGAGAAGCGGCGGACGGAGGCAGGGCCGCCTCCTCGCTGAAGAAAAAGGCCACGAGGAGTCCGTCTCTGTCCGACCCCGAAGACCTGGAGGACTactgggtggtgggggtggaggaggaggaggagacggaagaAGACGAGGACAAGGTGAAAGTGGAATACCTCTTTCAAAAAGCCAGTCCCCGGGGCGTCCTGGCTCCCGGGAAAGGCGGCTTCTACAGGCAGGTGGGCCAGCGGGTGCTGTGGAAGCCGCCTCGGAGCGCCGCGTCGACCCGGCTCTTCGGCTGGCCCGCCAGGGACAGGCGAAAGCCCGAGAGCCAGTTGTACTCGAGCAGAGTGGTGATGCACAAgctgaaggagaaggagcagttggACCTGGCCTTCCGTGACCACCTGAAGAGGCGTTCGGTGGCCGAGCTGGAGGGGGGCTCTAAAGAGGGGCCTGAACCGAAGAGGACGTCCCAGAAGCTTTGGGGGA GTCGGCTGCAGGAGAACTTACTGCTGGCGGCGGACGAGTTCTGGGTGAGAAGTGGGGCCAAGCCAAAGCTCTCCAGCCAGCAGCCTCTGTTTTCTCCCGTCGGAATCAAGGAACAAG GTCTCAAAGACGGGCCAAAGAGAGCAGGAGTCTGCAAGCCCCCTCACAAGCGACGAGAcatcaggcaggaggcagaggccgCGGAGTTATGGGACCTGCCCAGGCCCAACGACCCCAAAG GGTACGGGTTGAGGAGATCCAGCTACGCCTACAGAAGATGA
- the LOC119920696 gene encoding uncharacterized protein LOC119920696 isoform X1 gives MSSTPTSASGSYSSSSNSHHPRPFFYAQPSPWYPSQIYSPYCVPATGFRNGNPYLPYYSFGLPDYPGFLVSQSSMPARVNCRPYFNPPSPVFYHTARFRQHGTPGKRTETKETQTDARPPENQEKKPRERRTGVDGREAPGPPREPGHGPERADAAVAAVGPEKEFPAENPPDGSGQYRNLSSGSYTFEKEEVRIEYGAGAPAIQLWKSFKETIPLFDVAPSKALPESVGPCDLYSVSSCEGLSVLYDPPGVADMPAGAYPGEPKEDPGASPGGGTQGRALGAENAPAQLVRASVGEAEVGDRPGSIASLIAGQAWSPAAKRARSSGSRTQEEPSQTQEMEADDPQPKPRAQSSFDSPAKSLWGEESFKRYISPPSWLARFDSIDASCRHSPGPAPRKHPGAASGAEDGPSWDEESSGDLAAPDFVVEKSTSAFQKGPQRMGREVIKGSGYLDEELPPEVAGGRGYGSRSRIREAADGGRAASSLKKKATRSPSLSDPEDLEDYWVVGVEEEEETEEDEDKVKVEYLFQKASPRGVLAPGKGGFYRQVGQRVLWKPPRSAASTRLFGWPARDRRKPESQLYSSRVVMHKLKEKEQLDLAFRDHLKRRSVAELEGGSKEGPEPKRTSQKLWGSRLQENLLLAADEFWVRSGAKPKLSSQQPLFSPVGIKEQEHLLRPIPAGLKDGPKRAGVCKPPHKRRDIRQEAEAAELWDLPRPNDPKGYGLRRSSYAYRR, from the exons ATGAGCTCTACCCCAACTTCAGCGAGCGGTTCCTATTCCAGTAGCAGCAACAGCCACCACCCGAGGCCCTTCTTCTACGCCCAGCCGAGCCCTTGGTACCCGAGTCAAATCtacagcccctactgtgtgcctgCAACAG gcTTCCGAAATGGCAACCCGTACCTTCCGTACTATTCCTTCGGCCTTCCCGACTACCCCGGGTTCCTTGTGTCCCAGTCTTCGATGCCCGCGAGGGTGAACTGCAGACCGTATTTTAACCCTCCCTCCCCCGTGTTCTACCACACCGCCCGGTTCCGCCAGCACGGCACTCCGGGGAAGAGAACGGAGACCAAGGAGACCCAGACGGACGCCCGGCCGCCGGAAAACCAAGAGAAGAAGCCCCGGGAGCGccggacgggggtcgacggccgtgaggcccccgggcccccccgaGAGCCGGGACACGGCCCTGAGAGAGCAGACGCCGCCGTGGCCGCCGTCGGGCCGGAAAAGGAGTTCCCCGCCGAGAACCCCCCGGACGGCAGCGGCCAGTACAGAAACCTCTCCTCCGGGAGCTACACCTTCGAGAAGGAAGAGGTGCGCATCGAGTACGGGGCCGGCGCCCCCGCCATTCAGCTCTGGAAGTCCTTTAAAGAGACCATCCCCCTGTTCGACGTGGCGCCCAGCAAGGCTCTCCCAGAGAGCGTGGGGCCGTGCGACCTGTACTCGGTCAGCTCTTGCGAGGGGCTGAGCGTGCTCTACGACCCCCCCGGGGTGGCGGATATGCCGGCGGGGGCATACCCGGGTGAACCCAAGGAGGATCCGGGAGCCTCACCGGGCGGAGGGACCCAGGGACGGGCCCTTGGTGCGGAAAACGCGCCGGCGCAGCTGGTCAGGGCGTCCGTGGGAGAAGCCGAGGTGGGGGACCGACCGGGCAGTATCGCCTCGCTGATTGCGGGCCAGGCCTGGTCCCCGGCGGCCAAACGGGCCCGTTCTTCTGGCTCCCGGACCCAGGAAGAGCCCAGTCAGACCCAGGAGATGGAGGCTGATGACCCCCAGCCGAAACCCAGGGCCCAGAGCTCCTTTGACAGCCCGGCCAAGAGCCTCTGGGGCGAAGAGTCATTCAAGAGGTACATCTCTCCCCCGAGTTGGCTGGCCCGCTTCGACAGCATCGACGCCAGCTGCCGCCacagccccggcccggccccgcggaAGCACCCGGGCGCCGCGTCCGGGGCGGAGGACGGGCCCTCGTGGGACGAGGAGTCCTCCGGGGACCTCGCCGCCCCCGACTTCGTGGTGGAGAAGAGCACCTCCGCCTTCCAGAAGGGCCCGCAGCGGATGGGACGGGAGGTGATCAAGGGAAGCGGCTACCTGGACGAGGAGCTGCCCCCCGAGGTGGCCGGCGGGCGGGGGTACGGAAGCCGTTCGAGGATCAGAGAAGCGGCGGACGGAGGCAGGGCCGCCTCCTCGCTGAAGAAAAAGGCCACGAGGAGTCCGTCTCTGTCCGACCCCGAAGACCTGGAGGACTactgggtggtgggggtggaggaggaggaggagacggaagaAGACGAGGACAAGGTGAAAGTGGAATACCTCTTTCAAAAAGCCAGTCCCCGGGGCGTCCTGGCTCCCGGGAAAGGCGGCTTCTACAGGCAGGTGGGCCAGCGGGTGCTGTGGAAGCCGCCTCGGAGCGCCGCGTCGACCCGGCTCTTCGGCTGGCCCGCCAGGGACAGGCGAAAGCCCGAGAGCCAGTTGTACTCGAGCAGAGTGGTGATGCACAAgctgaaggagaaggagcagttggACCTGGCCTTCCGTGACCACCTGAAGAGGCGTTCGGTGGCCGAGCTGGAGGGGGGCTCTAAAGAGGGGCCTGAACCGAAGAGGACGTCCCAGAAGCTTTGGGGGA GTCGGCTGCAGGAGAACTTACTGCTGGCGGCGGACGAGTTCTGGGTGAGAAGTGGGGCCAAGCCAAAGCTCTCCAGCCAGCAGCCTCTGTTTTCTCCCGTCGGAATCAAGGAACAAG AACACCTGCTCCGACCCATCCCTGCAGGTCTCAAAGACGGGCCAAAGAGAGCAGGAGTCTGCAAGCCCCCTCACAAGCGACGAGAcatcaggcaggaggcagaggccgCGGAGTTATGGGACCTGCCCAGGCCCAACGACCCCAAAG GGTACGGGTTGAGGAGATCCAGCTACGCCTACAGAAGATGA